Genomic DNA from Candidatus Manganitrophaceae bacterium:
CTTAATGCTCGCGGGTTTTAAGAGATGAATTTACAAACTTTTTTTATTACAAGTGGGATCTACTAAGAAAGGAGACAGTGATGTTGACAGAAACGAATACACGAATATACGAAATAATTGCAAAGCAACTTGAAATTGAAGTAGCCGCTGTAAGACCGACCGCCTCCTTGGTGGACGACCTGGGGGCGGACTCAATCGATCTCGTCGAGATCTTTATGGCGATTGAGGAAGCATTCGATATCGAGATTCATGGGG
This window encodes:
- a CDS encoding acyl carrier protein is translated as MLTETNTRIYEIIAKQLEIEVAAVRPTASLVDDLGADSIDLVEIFMAIEEAFDIEIHG